In the Brassica napus cultivar Da-Ae chromosome A7, Da-Ae, whole genome shotgun sequence genome, one interval contains:
- the LOC125576092 gene encoding uncharacterized protein LOC125576092, with protein MVSWGLVHPSSGPLELQYLNNPGSLTYQHVDAAGKFKYAFVAFGPSIRGFSLMRRVIAVDGTFLKGKFNGTLLAACAQDGNYHLYPLAFAVVDAENGASWKWFFRGLSQKIPDASDLDPSAPQHHSYICEDWVATSVESAADAYTCHEFWLIFKDIKDKCPELAKYLEEFDFRKWARSYAPANRYNIMTTNIAESLNSMLRMPRELPIISLLETIRLTMTTWFFERREAAAKHKHLVTPKVVQKLVSRLGAAMLLNVYQVDRSEFEVKNETMKFVVDLEKRHCTCNVFDIDKIPCIHAIAAAKHIKRDENRFVDASHLTETWAKAYAESIHPGGELSTSTYPENIDELSCPPPATKKKSGRPPTKRKRSVGEFGVPGSKSQSHKCSRCGTGGHNKITCQRPIG; from the exons ATGGTGAGTTGGGGACTGGTTCATCCTTCATCTGGACCTTTGGAGCTTCAGTATTT AAACAACCCTGGTTCCTTGACTTATCAACATGTTGATGCTGCAGGAAAGTTCAAGTATGCATTTGTGGCTTTTGGTCCATCGATAAGGGGATTCTCATTGATGAGGAGAGTTATTGCAGTAGATGGTACATTTCTGAAGGGAAAATTCAATGGGACTTTATTGGCAGCTTGTGCTCAAGATGGGAATTATCATCTATATCCTCTCGCCTTTGCAGTGGTTGACGCAGAAAACGGCGCCTCTTGGAAATGGTTCTTTAGAGGTTTGAGCCAGAAGATCCCGGACGCTTCGGATCTT GATCCATCTGCTCCGCAACATCACTCCTACATATGCGAAGACTGGGTTGCTACCTCTGTTGAAAGCGCTGCTGATGCCTATACGTGTCACGAGTTCTGGTTAATCTTCAAGGACATAAAGGATAAATGTCCTGAATTGGCTAAGTATCTGGAAGAGTTTGATTTTAGGAAGTGGGCACGAAGCTATGCGCCTGCGAACAGGTATAATATCATGACTACCAACATTGCAGAGTCTCTCAATTCTATGTTGAGGATGCCTCGTGAGTTGCCCATTATCTCTCTCCTTGAAACTATCAGATTGACGATGACCACTTGGTTTTTTGAGCGACGCGAAGCGGCTGCGAAACATAAGCACCTGGTTACTCCAAAAGTTGTGCAGAAATTGGTATCTAGGTTAGGGGCCGCAATGTTGTTGAATGTGTATCAAGTTGATCGAAGCGAGTTTGAGGTGAAGAATGAAACAATGAAGTTTGTTGTTGACTTGGAGAAGCGGCATTGCACATGTAATGTTTTCGACATTGACAAGATCCCCTGCATCCATGCCATCGCTGCTGCTAAGCATATCAAGAGAGATGAAAACCGTTTTGTTGATGCTTCTCACTTGACAGAAACGTGGGCTAAAGCTTATGCTGAAAGCATACATCCTGGTGGAGAGTTGTCAACGTCCACCTATCCAGAGAATATTGATGAACTGTCTTGCCCACCTCCagctaccaaaaagaaaagtggACGCCCTcctacaaagagaaagagatccgtTGGCGAGTTTGGGGTTCCTGGATCTAAATCTCAGTCCCACAAGTGCAGCAGATGTGGCACAGGAGGGCACAACAAGATCACATGCCAGAGGCCTATAGGATGA
- the LOC125576093 gene encoding uncharacterized protein LOC125576093: MDLRGIYRVPFYINGKEIEKEFFQKMDDAENNLNKEHINVAFEMLNCKRVEQGAWFRNNNLPAACFVPVKFLEVVGYAYESVRKPHKKKTNVIGGLCRRTCERLISAIKMELLGKRSLGLKSMANINDETAMDLRSKLCCEIFNQFMDKDFQEGQRK, from the exons ATGGATCTACGGGGCATATATCGTGT ACCGTTTTATATCAAtggaaaagaaattgaaaaagagttctttcaaaaaatggacgatgcagaaaacAATCTCAACAAAGAG CACATAAATGTTGCATTTGAAATGCTAAATTGTAAGAGGGTTGAGCAAGGTGCTTGGTTCCGCAACAACAATCTTCCAGCAGCATGCTTTGTACCAGTCAAATTcttagaagtggttgggtacgcTTATGAATCTGTCAGGAAGccacataagaaaaaaacaaacgtTATTGGAGGGCTGTGTAGGCGAACTTGTGAAAG GTTGATTAGTGCCATAAAGATGGAACTTCTTGGTAAGAG GTCACTGGGATTGAAGAGCATGGctaatataaatgatgaaacTGCGATGGACTTACGAAGCAAGCTATGTTGTGAGATCTTCAACCAGTTTATGGATAAAGATTTCCAGGAAGGTCAAAGGAAGTGa
- the LOC125576726 gene encoding uncharacterized protein LOC125576726, translated as MNEITKETPGSPIAQQNIETPVLTPIQTQQETHELMNEIISPNISDTQPNTRARRNLLTEQNKDVESRVQNPFEIGANVEISSQDDNTCHKWYPGNVLATYLVDGVEMVKVEYSAPSLDEKKRKRSVQTRVSIDRIRPQPPPERSGA; from the exons ATGAATGAGATCACGAAAGAGACACCTGGTTCTCCAATAGCTCAACAGAATATTGAGACTCCAGTCCTTACTCCAATTCAGACGCAGCAG GAGACTCACGAGCTTATGAATGAGATCATTTCACCAAACATTTCCGACACACAGCCAAATACCCGAGCTCGCAGAAATCTTTTAACAGAGCAAAATAAG GATGTAGAAAGCAGAGTTCAAAATCCCTTTGAGATCGGAGCAAATGTGGAGATTTCATCACAAGATGACAATACTTGTCATAAATGGTATCCAGGAAATGTGTTGGCAACATATTTGGTTGATGGGGTTGAGATGGTGAAAGTTGAGTACTCCGCCCCGTCTCTGGacgaaaagaagaggaaaaggagtgTTCAGACACGTGTATCAATTGACAGAATACGTCCTCAACCACCACCTGAGAGATCTGGAGCGTAG